In one Rhodoligotrophos defluvii genomic region, the following are encoded:
- a CDS encoding DoxX family protein produces MTLADGLCWIVAAALLIHGSANTAGADFARRAFESFGYPKWMLTTVGLAELTAAALLLYSPTRGIGVAIAGICLIGAVGTLARQRAWREMEYPAILLSLAALIGLDVGGIV; encoded by the coding sequence ATGACCCTGGCCGATGGCCTTTGCTGGATCGTTGCTGCCGCGCTGCTGATCCACGGATCCGCGAACACCGCGGGCGCAGATTTCGCGCGGCGGGCCTTCGAAAGCTTCGGATACCCCAAGTGGATGCTCACCACAGTCGGGCTGGCAGAACTAACGGCGGCGGCCCTGCTCCTGTATTCACCCACCCGCGGGATCGGCGTCGCTATTGCCGGGATATGCCTCATCGGCGCCGTCGGCACTCTGGCGCGCCAACGCGCGTGGCGGGAGATGGAATATCCTGCGATCCTGCTTTCGCTCGCCGCGCTCATTGGCCTCGACGTGGGGGGCATCGTATGA
- a CDS encoding winged helix-turn-helix domain-containing tetratricopeptide repeat protein, whose protein sequence is MRPMQASRFAFGPFLLDSAAGTLLRNGVPVAIGYRGLKLLAALVGRPGEILRKAELMDAAWPGTAVEEGNLTVQIALLRKLLGPAAGGGQWIATVPRLGYRFAGAVEQLGGAKRKPLPLPSKPSIAVLPFVNVSNDPGQDSFADGLTEDLITDLSRIAGLFVIARSSAFAYKGKAMDVRDIARDLGVRYLLEGSARHAAGCVRINVQLVDAASGDHLWAERFDRGLDDIFAVQDEVTGKIVEALLGRLRAPPPRNRPKNLEAYDLCVRARKLIDDSPLTAREAHLMLTRAVTLDPEYAEAYRWLAMNHWMGWVHWGEPVEPNRRLALNLARKAVAIDPNDAGCHWVLANLLAYERNFAEADAEFAKAIELDPNEADTWATLSDITVLAGRVGEGIEHIRKAFRLNPFPASWYYLTLGQAQYAAREYEAAVETLRREETYRTSSRRFLAASLAQLGRLDEARAEAELFLVGNPHFTTRHWAATEPFRDAATLEHFVDGYRKAGLPE, encoded by the coding sequence ATGCGCCCTATGCAGGCATCACGCTTTGCCTTCGGTCCGTTCCTGCTCGATTCCGCTGCGGGAACGCTTCTTCGGAACGGCGTCCCCGTCGCCATTGGCTACCGTGGGCTGAAGCTGCTTGCGGCGCTCGTCGGACGGCCCGGCGAAATCCTGCGCAAGGCCGAGTTGATGGATGCCGCATGGCCCGGCACGGCCGTCGAGGAAGGCAACCTCACCGTCCAGATCGCGCTGCTGCGGAAGCTGCTCGGTCCGGCCGCCGGCGGCGGTCAGTGGATCGCCACGGTTCCGCGCCTCGGCTATCGCTTTGCGGGGGCCGTAGAACAGCTCGGCGGCGCTAAGCGAAAGCCTTTGCCGCTGCCCAGCAAGCCATCGATAGCCGTGCTGCCCTTCGTGAATGTCAGCAACGATCCCGGGCAGGACTCCTTCGCCGACGGGTTGACCGAGGACCTGATCACCGATCTGTCCAGGATCGCCGGCCTGTTCGTCATCGCGCGCAGCTCGGCCTTTGCCTACAAAGGCAAGGCGATGGACGTGCGCGACATCGCACGGGACCTCGGTGTGCGCTATCTGCTGGAGGGGAGCGCAAGGCACGCCGCGGGATGTGTGCGCATCAATGTCCAGCTGGTCGACGCGGCCAGTGGCGATCATCTCTGGGCGGAGCGCTTCGATCGCGGCCTGGACGATATCTTTGCCGTTCAGGACGAGGTCACCGGCAAGATCGTGGAGGCACTGCTCGGCCGGCTGCGCGCACCGCCGCCGCGCAATCGGCCCAAAAATCTCGAGGCATACGATCTGTGCGTGCGGGCGCGCAAGCTGATCGACGATTCGCCGCTGACGGCGCGGGAAGCGCATCTGATGCTCACGCGCGCGGTTACCCTCGATCCGGAATACGCCGAGGCCTATCGCTGGCTCGCCATGAACCACTGGATGGGATGGGTGCATTGGGGTGAACCGGTCGAACCCAACCGTCGCCTTGCTTTAAACCTGGCGCGCAAGGCCGTGGCGATTGATCCCAACGACGCCGGCTGCCACTGGGTTCTGGCCAACCTGCTAGCCTACGAGCGCAATTTCGCCGAGGCGGATGCGGAATTCGCCAAGGCGATTGAGCTCGATCCGAACGAGGCCGACACCTGGGCGACGTTGTCGGACATCACGGTCCTGGCCGGGCGGGTCGGGGAGGGGATTGAGCACATCCGCAAGGCGTTCCGGCTCAATCCGTTTCCGGCAAGCTGGTATTATCTGACGCTCGGCCAGGCGCAGTATGCGGCGCGCGAATATGAAGCCGCCGTGGAGACATTGCGCAGGGAGGAGACTTATCGGACGAGCTCACGCCGTTTCCTCGCGGCAAGCCTCGCCCAGCTGGGTCGGCTCGACGAGGCGCGCGCCGAGGCCGAACTGTTCCTCGTCGGCAACCCGCATTTCACGACCCGCCACTGGGCCGCGACGGAGCCGTTCCGCGACGCTGCGACCCTCGAGCATTTCGTTGATGGCTACCGCAAGGCCGGTCTTCCGGAGTGA
- a CDS encoding MFS transporter — MTAESTPSPREDRMPWGAMAGIIATVSVFAVAQGLTYPLLSFILERQAIVPGLIGLSAAMTPLGFVVSALFVPALARRVGGARLAILCSMMAVLTLIAIAWRQDVWAWMPLRFLLGFFANPLYVISETWLISITPAPRRGRIMGLYSSIVSGGFAIGPLSLGLVGTQGWPPFMIGIAAFLLCGLIVLAVVPRLPSMPQQGEAISVGGFLALAPLLLLAVFTAAAFEQSLLSLIAVYGTALGSAEERIASLITCFIAGNAVLQILLGRLAERFGSMRIMLFCALASLAGCALLQSIFNTWLIWPLIFLWGGVSFGLYTMSLIQLGERFTGQALIAGNAAFAFVWGIGGIVSSPAAGLAMQLIGHQGLPWFLGLLCCLLAVFLLAERRRL; from the coding sequence ATGACGGCCGAAAGCACCCCATCACCGCGCGAGGATCGGATGCCATGGGGCGCGATGGCCGGCATCATCGCGACCGTCAGCGTGTTCGCGGTGGCGCAGGGGCTCACCTATCCACTGCTCAGCTTCATCCTGGAGCGGCAGGCAATAGTGCCCGGGCTGATCGGCTTGTCGGCGGCGATGACGCCGCTGGGCTTCGTCGTATCCGCGCTCTTCGTTCCGGCGCTGGCGCGGCGCGTGGGCGGGGCGCGGCTTGCGATCCTGTGTTCGATGATGGCCGTGCTCACCCTGATCGCGATTGCCTGGCGGCAGGACGTGTGGGCCTGGATGCCGCTGCGCTTCCTGCTCGGCTTCTTCGCCAATCCGCTCTACGTGATCAGCGAAACCTGGCTGATCTCGATCACGCCCGCGCCACGCCGGGGCCGCATCATGGGCCTCTATTCATCGATCGTTTCGGGCGGCTTCGCCATCGGCCCGCTGTCGCTCGGCCTGGTGGGCACGCAGGGTTGGCCGCCCTTCATGATCGGCATCGCAGCCTTCCTTCTCTGCGGCCTGATCGTGCTCGCGGTGGTGCCGCGCCTGCCGAGCATGCCGCAGCAGGGGGAGGCAATTTCGGTCGGCGGCTTCCTCGCCCTGGCGCCGCTGCTCCTGTTGGCGGTCTTCACCGCCGCCGCTTTCGAGCAGAGCCTGCTTTCCTTGATCGCAGTCTACGGCACAGCACTCGGCAGCGCCGAGGAGCGCATCGCCTCGCTCATCACATGCTTCATCGCAGGCAATGCGGTGCTGCAGATTCTGCTCGGGCGCTTGGCCGAACGGTTCGGCTCGATGCGGATCATGCTGTTCTGCGCCCTGGCTTCGCTGGCCGGCTGCGCGCTGCTGCAGTCGATCTTCAACACGTGGCTCATCTGGCCGCTCATTTTCCTATGGGGCGGGGTCTCGTTCGGGCTCTACACCATGTCGCTGATCCAGCTCGGCGAGCGTTTCACCGGTCAAGCCCTGATCGCCGGGAATGCGGCCTTTGCGTTCGTGTGGGGGATCGGCGGCATCGTGAGCTCGCCCGCGGCAGGATTGGCGATGCAACTGATCGGGCATCAGGGGCTGCCCTGGTTCCTCGGGCTCCTGTGCTGCCTGCTGGCGGTGTTTCTGCTGGCGGAGAGACGGCGACTCTGA
- a CDS encoding YciI family protein produces MDQVPNIFICVSEYLRPLEEVDQHLPAHIEWIEEMERRGLMIAGGRRVPPVGGVHILAGSSKQEIRDLLATDPFEVNGMAAYWVFEFALPPGDGKSRLMQYYLSEAFGRPKG; encoded by the coding sequence ATGGATCAGGTCCCCAACATCTTCATCTGCGTCAGCGAATATCTTCGGCCGCTGGAGGAGGTGGATCAGCACCTCCCTGCGCATATCGAGTGGATCGAGGAGATGGAAAGGCGCGGCCTGATGATCGCGGGAGGGCGCAGGGTGCCGCCCGTTGGGGGCGTGCATATTCTTGCCGGCTCCAGCAAGCAGGAGATCCGCGATCTGCTTGCGACTGATCCGTTTGAGGTCAATGGGATGGCGGCCTATTGGGTCTTTGAGTTCGCGCTTCCGCCCGGAGACGGGAAGAGCCGCCTTATGCAATATTACCTGAGCGAGGCATTCGGCCGGCCGAAGGGGTAG
- a CDS encoding putative quinol monooxygenase translates to MKHFAVVVTNHVLPGMGGEYLRIVTPVLDAMRSEPTFINTILNRDPEDPDRFMLFEIWADRAEFLDVQMKRSYRAEYEARLKDILRAPRTMQFWEPLREDYVFFAGPGFDRYGQEPTDR, encoded by the coding sequence ATGAAGCATTTTGCCGTTGTCGTGACCAATCATGTGCTGCCGGGCATGGGCGGCGAGTACCTGCGGATCGTGACGCCGGTGCTCGACGCCATGCGCAGCGAGCCGACCTTCATCAACACGATCCTCAACCGCGATCCGGAGGATCCCGACCGGTTCATGCTGTTCGAGATCTGGGCCGATCGCGCCGAATTTCTCGACGTGCAGATGAAGCGGTCGTACCGGGCCGAATACGAGGCGAGGCTGAAGGATATTCTCAGGGCGCCGCGCACCATGCAGTTCTGGGAGCCGCTCAGGGAGGATTATGTGTTCTTCGCCGGGCCCGGATTTGACCGTTACGGTCAGGAGCCCACGGATCGCTAG
- a CDS encoding amidohydrolase family protein: MSKILIKGGRLITMESRYEAGARGDLLVVDDKIAAIGPSVDGGDAAVIDAADFIVMPGLIDSHVHTWQTGLRGVAGDWTVAEYMRAMHRGLATYFRPEDIYIANLVGALSKLNAGITTLVDWCHNNPTPDHTDAAIDGLEESGARALFLHGSPKPNPKPGQKHFSEMPMPRAEVERLRKGRMASDTRLVTMGLAVLGPQYSVHDVCVEDFKLAREYGLIASAHTGGAPLMSPGTFEQLIALGLIDQRTNIVHANNFDDALIKALVGAGASFSVTADVELQMGFGNPITGKLRALGSALSIGSDVEPAVAGDMFSTMRVTMNVQRNLDNLAALARGEPLPATTTITCYEALEWATINGAKMMGKADQIGSLAPGKQADITLIRTTDLNLHPVHSPVSSVVLQASLANVDTVLVAGKFVKRDGAMLFPGLRAKQEKLLESGRRILMDIGLLKEAA, from the coding sequence ATGTCGAAGATTCTGATCAAGGGCGGCCGGTTGATCACGATGGAATCCCGTTACGAGGCGGGCGCCCGTGGCGATCTTTTGGTGGTCGACGACAAGATTGCCGCGATCGGGCCGTCGGTCGACGGCGGCGATGCCGCGGTGATCGACGCCGCGGACTTCATCGTGATGCCGGGACTGATCGACTCTCACGTCCACACCTGGCAGACGGGACTGCGCGGTGTGGCCGGGGATTGGACCGTGGCGGAATATATGCGCGCCATGCATCGCGGCCTTGCCACCTATTTCCGCCCCGAGGACATCTATATCGCCAATCTGGTCGGCGCACTCTCCAAGCTCAACGCGGGCATCACCACACTTGTGGACTGGTGCCACAACAATCCTACGCCGGATCATACGGACGCGGCGATAGACGGGCTCGAGGAGTCTGGCGCGCGGGCGCTCTTCCTGCACGGCTCGCCCAAGCCGAACCCAAAGCCCGGCCAAAAGCACTTCAGCGAAATGCCCATGCCGCGGGCCGAGGTGGAACGCCTGCGGAAGGGGCGAATGGCCTCCGATACGCGACTTGTCACCATGGGGCTTGCGGTTCTCGGCCCCCAATACTCGGTTCACGACGTTTGCGTTGAGGATTTCAAGCTGGCCCGCGAATACGGCCTGATCGCCAGCGCCCATACGGGCGGCGCACCCCTCATGTCGCCCGGCACGTTCGAACAGCTCATCGCGCTCGGGCTCATCGATCAGCGCACCAATATCGTGCATGCGAACAATTTTGATGACGCGCTCATCAAGGCGCTCGTCGGGGCCGGCGCAAGCTTCAGCGTGACAGCGGACGTGGAGCTGCAGATGGGCTTTGGCAATCCCATCACGGGCAAGCTGCGGGCGCTTGGATCGGCTCTCTCGATAGGCTCCGATGTGGAGCCGGCGGTTGCGGGTGACATGTTCTCCACCATGCGCGTGACCATGAACGTGCAGCGGAACCTCGACAATCTGGCCGCCCTGGCCCGCGGCGAGCCCTTGCCGGCCACGACGACGATCACCTGCTATGAGGCGCTGGAATGGGCCACGATCAACGGGGCGAAGATGATGGGCAAGGCGGATCAGATCGGCAGCCTTGCACCAGGCAAGCAAGCGGATATCACGCTGATCCGCACCACTGACCTCAACTTGCATCCCGTTCACTCGCCGGTCAGCAGCGTTGTTCTCCAGGCGAGCTTGGCCAATGTCGATACTGTGCTCGTGGCGGGTAAGTTCGTGAAGCGCGATGGGGCGATGCTGTTCCCCGGCCTTCGCGCCAAGCAGGAGAAGCTTCTGGAGTCCGGCCGCAGGATCCTCATGGATATCGGACTGCTCAAGGAGGCTGCCTGA
- a CDS encoding LysR family transcriptional regulator, producing MAITLKQIRYFVSTAESGQVSQAAVALSISQSAITTAIKELEIEVGAKLFSRSQQGMELTAAGREMLFHAYEVLAKIDEMAGINVPGSDLEDTLRVAASYTVIGYYLPHHLERLRRNFPRLDIQLFELNRDAIEEGLLANRYDLAVMLTANTTNPDLSTETHLSSRRRLWVPARHRLLSLGSVGLKEVSEEPYIMLTVDEAAHTSLKYWSKTPYRPSVRLRTSSVEAVRSLVANGQGVAILSDMVHRPWSLEGRRIETVELNDAIPPMDVGLAWKRGITFTPVMQAFRDYFRQAYHLPMGR from the coding sequence ATGGCCATCACCCTCAAACAGATCCGGTATTTCGTCTCGACCGCAGAGAGCGGCCAGGTGTCTCAAGCGGCCGTTGCCTTATCGATTTCGCAGTCGGCCATCACGACCGCGATCAAGGAACTCGAGATCGAAGTCGGTGCGAAACTGTTCTCGCGTTCGCAGCAAGGGATGGAGCTCACTGCGGCCGGTCGGGAGATGCTGTTCCACGCCTATGAGGTGCTGGCGAAGATCGACGAGATGGCAGGCATCAACGTGCCGGGCAGCGATCTCGAGGACACGCTGAGGGTGGCCGCCTCCTACACGGTGATCGGCTATTACCTCCCTCACCATCTGGAGCGGCTCCGACGCAATTTTCCGCGGCTGGACATCCAGCTGTTCGAGCTCAATCGCGATGCGATCGAGGAGGGCCTGCTGGCCAACCGCTATGATCTCGCGGTGATGCTGACCGCCAATACGACCAACCCGGATCTCTCCACAGAAACCCATCTCTCGTCACGCCGGCGGTTGTGGGTTCCTGCCAGGCACAGGCTGCTTTCGCTCGGCTCGGTCGGACTGAAGGAGGTCTCCGAGGAGCCCTATATCATGCTGACGGTGGACGAGGCGGCCCATACATCGCTCAAATACTGGAGCAAGACCCCTTACCGCCCCTCCGTGCGGCTGCGCACCTCGTCAGTGGAGGCGGTGCGATCGCTGGTCGCCAACGGGCAAGGGGTGGCCATCCTCTCCGACATGGTGCACCGGCCGTGGTCGCTGGAAGGAAGGCGCATCGAAACCGTCGAGCTCAATGACGCGATCCCCCCCATGGATGTGGGCCTCGCCTGGAAACGCGGCATCACGTTCACACCGGTGATGCAGGCGTTTCGCGATTACTTCCGCCAAGCCTACCATCTGCCGATGGGGCGCTAG
- a CDS encoding sugar ABC transporter ATP-binding protein has protein sequence MRESIVIAPDSHLCNRFYIEERPAAAPQNRSPDAASPPALELRSATKSFRGVRALSDVSIEIRPGEIHVLLGQNGAGKSTLIKVLAGAHRVESGEILVGGRQVSMASPSDAIAYGIAVIYQEFSLVPSLDIGRNIFLGREKLFSRGGFLNLNALYQAAAKALKRLNLNYDPRRKVSQLTVAQQQMVEIAKALAKQAHVLILDEPTAAISEREAEILFEALERLRTQGCAIVYISHRMREVQRLADRITVLRDGKGVGSWRRHEKSIDELVTLMIGRSLEAAPPRITHRPDQTLLEASGLQTSAVRVDALTVRSGEVVALAGLVGSGRTEVLRAIFGVDRLEAGEIRVAGRKISPSPVAAIANGIGFVPEDRKRQGLALSLPLADNLIASSHRLMSTFGYLPPMAVADRAREMIRLLGIKASGPSQAATTLSGGNQQKVVFGKWLAAGSRLLLLDEPTRGIDIGAKYEVYGLIRDVVEKGGAVLLVTSDLPELIQLAHRAYVMREGTVVGHLEGNALTEKAILDLVMSDDRR, from the coding sequence ATGAGGGAGAGCATCGTCATTGCGCCGGATAGCCACCTCTGCAATCGTTTTTACATTGAAGAGCGGCCAGCAGCGGCCCCACAAAACCGCAGTCCCGATGCGGCGAGCCCCCCTGCCCTTGAGCTTCGCAGCGCGACCAAATCGTTCCGGGGCGTGCGCGCCCTCTCCGATGTCTCGATCGAGATCAGGCCGGGGGAAATCCACGTGCTGCTGGGCCAGAACGGCGCAGGCAAGTCGACGCTGATCAAGGTGCTCGCCGGCGCCCATCGTGTGGAGTCCGGGGAAATTCTGGTCGGGGGCCGCCAGGTCTCGATGGCCAGCCCTTCTGACGCGATCGCGTATGGTATCGCGGTCATCTACCAGGAGTTCTCGCTGGTTCCTTCCCTCGATATCGGTCGGAACATTTTCTTGGGGCGCGAAAAGCTGTTCTCGAGAGGCGGGTTTCTCAATCTGAACGCACTTTACCAGGCTGCGGCGAAAGCGCTGAAGCGCCTCAATCTCAACTATGATCCGCGACGCAAGGTCTCGCAGCTCACCGTCGCCCAGCAGCAGATGGTCGAAATTGCCAAGGCGCTGGCCAAACAGGCGCATGTGCTCATCCTGGACGAGCCGACCGCCGCGATCTCGGAGCGGGAAGCGGAGATCCTGTTCGAGGCGCTGGAAAGGCTGCGGACCCAGGGATGTGCCATCGTCTACATCTCGCACCGGATGCGCGAGGTGCAGCGCCTGGCCGACCGCATCACCGTGCTGCGGGATGGAAAAGGCGTAGGCTCCTGGCGCCGGCACGAAAAGAGCATCGACGAACTCGTCACGCTCATGATCGGCCGTTCGCTCGAAGCCGCGCCGCCCAGGATCACGCATCGGCCGGATCAGACGCTGCTTGAGGCGTCCGGCTTGCAGACCTCGGCGGTCAGGGTCGATGCATTGACGGTCCGGTCGGGCGAGGTCGTCGCCCTGGCCGGCCTCGTCGGTTCGGGGCGCACGGAGGTGCTGCGCGCAATCTTCGGCGTGGACCGCCTCGAGGCAGGGGAGATCCGGGTCGCGGGCCGCAAGATCTCGCCGTCTCCGGTCGCCGCCATCGCGAATGGCATCGGTTTCGTGCCCGAGGACCGCAAGCGACAGGGGCTGGCCCTCTCGCTCCCGCTTGCCGATAACCTGATCGCCTCCTCACACCGGCTGATGTCGACGTTCGGATACCTTCCCCCCATGGCGGTGGCCGACAGGGCGCGCGAGATGATCCGACTGCTCGGCATCAAGGCTTCGGGTCCGAGCCAAGCCGCGACCACACTGAGCGGCGGTAACCAGCAAAAGGTCGTGTTCGGGAAATGGCTCGCGGCGGGGTCGCGCCTCCTGCTCCTGGACGAGCCGACACGCGGCATCGACATCGGCGCGAAATACGAGGTCTACGGCCTGATCCGCGACGTGGTGGAAAAGGGTGGCGCCGTCCTGCTCGTCACCTCCGATCTGCCGGAGCTGATCCAGCTTGCCCACCGGGCCTATGTCATGCGCGAAGGCACGGTTGTCGGGCACCTCGAGGGAAATGCCCTCACGGAAAAGGCGATTCTCGATCTGGTGATGAGCGATGACCGCCGTTGA
- a CDS encoding AraC family transcriptional regulator → MDFSYPLSPDPDEAQSPVVGWHHDSVEAKIFPPHRHRRAQLMHVTSGIVVVEVENGRWVVPPVRALWIPAGITHSARYPRGVAMRHLYLEMSTFEQEMPAHCALLQLDGLTKELIKAVAEQPWEAGLSGPGARLIAVLIDRLAQSARSDLYLPTGQDRRVRRVMDALMQDPSDQRSLREIAKNASASERTLARLFKDDTGLTFGDWRQQLRLHLAIERLASGDSIAQVAFDLGYGSPSSFTTMFRKALGVPPARYIKGASADGLA, encoded by the coding sequence ATGGATTTCAGCTATCCCCTTTCTCCCGATCCGGATGAAGCCCAGTCGCCTGTGGTGGGGTGGCACCATGATTCCGTGGAGGCCAAGATCTTCCCGCCGCATCGGCATCGCCGCGCGCAACTGATGCATGTCACATCGGGCATCGTTGTGGTGGAGGTGGAAAACGGCCGCTGGGTGGTTCCGCCGGTCCGCGCCTTGTGGATCCCCGCGGGGATCACCCACAGCGCGCGCTATCCGCGCGGCGTGGCCATGCGGCATCTCTACCTCGAGATGAGTACCTTCGAGCAGGAGATGCCCGCGCATTGCGCGCTTCTGCAGCTCGACGGCCTGACCAAGGAGCTTATCAAGGCCGTGGCGGAACAGCCCTGGGAGGCCGGCCTGTCCGGCCCGGGGGCGCGGCTGATTGCGGTTCTGATCGACCGGCTGGCGCAGTCGGCGCGCAGCGACCTCTATCTGCCCACGGGCCAAGACCGGCGCGTGCGCCGTGTCATGGATGCGCTGATGCAAGACCCATCCGATCAGCGCTCTCTCAGGGAAATTGCGAAGAATGCCTCGGCCAGCGAGAGAACCCTGGCGCGCTTGTTCAAGGACGACACGGGCCTGACCTTCGGCGACTGGCGCCAGCAGCTTCGCCTGCATCTGGCCATCGAGCGGCTCGCATCCGGCGATAGCATCGCCCAGGTGGCCTTCGACCTCGGCTATGGCTCGCCGAGCAGCTTCACCACGATGTTCCGGAAGGCGCTCGGTGTCCCGCCCGCCCGCTATATCAAAGGGGCGAGCGCCGACGGTCTGGCGTGA
- a CDS encoding adenine deaminase C-terminal domain-containing protein: MAHQHGGKVAEVAERRRAADAAAGRVAADIVLSGGRIVDVLSGRLLPGDLAIAGARIAAIGDVTHCIGPTTEKIDYAGRFILPGFIDPHFHTGFSQVTIERLAELIVPQGTVALSTCFYESAAIGGLRAVEEQLERAKGTGLDVLLSPFHASALNLGEFGCTRRFSLEDMKALLDRPECVELREWSDAVRQLPVPGIAETWEHAIRRGHVIGGHLEGLSGAALQAAAAQGVCSDHEAITPEEALERVKLGIYVQMREGSSTQDMVRLLPAITEQGANPALFSVCSDEQELHDLADDGHLDGKLRTLVRHGLAPIDAVRLVTLNAARSLGVERDYGAVTPGRFASLVVVDNLADFNVLATFAKGKLAARDGQYLLERSTRPYPEAFTGTVKLGRTFRAEDFALPIKDGAARLRAIHMRPSYLETRELHLDLEIARGSVVGGPARDIAKLAVADRHEASGRLSVALTHGFGVRRGAFAATINAGIMNLFVMGVDDADMALAANRIAELDGGIVVVEGGEVVAELPMPVLGILSHAPLEDSLAAMRGVANALKTRIGSPHKGLVPMAGFACLAVSIPELKLTDRGLVRVERSGARRYVPLLVGDAPASHALQAV, translated from the coding sequence ATGGCGCATCAGCACGGGGGCAAGGTGGCCGAGGTCGCGGAGCGCCGTCGCGCGGCCGATGCAGCGGCGGGCCGGGTAGCGGCAGATATAGTGCTTTCTGGCGGACGGATCGTCGACGTGCTGTCCGGCCGTCTTCTGCCGGGAGACTTGGCCATCGCCGGCGCCCGGATCGCCGCGATCGGCGATGTCACCCACTGCATCGGACCGACCACAGAGAAGATCGACTACGCCGGCCGCTTTATACTCCCCGGATTTATCGACCCCCATTTCCATACCGGCTTTTCGCAGGTCACTATCGAACGCTTGGCTGAACTCATCGTGCCTCAGGGCACGGTCGCTCTAAGCACCTGCTTCTATGAGTCGGCCGCCATCGGGGGCCTGCGCGCCGTCGAGGAGCAGCTGGAGCGCGCCAAAGGCACCGGTCTCGATGTTCTTCTGTCTCCGTTCCATGCCTCGGCGCTCAACCTCGGCGAGTTCGGCTGCACCCGCCGTTTCAGCTTGGAAGACATGAAAGCGCTGCTCGATCGGCCGGAATGTGTGGAACTGCGCGAGTGGAGCGACGCTGTGCGCCAGCTGCCCGTGCCGGGAATTGCGGAAACCTGGGAGCACGCGATCCGGCGTGGGCATGTCATTGGCGGCCACCTGGAAGGGCTCTCGGGGGCGGCGCTTCAGGCCGCTGCCGCGCAGGGTGTCTGCTCCGACCATGAGGCCATCACGCCGGAAGAAGCGCTGGAGCGGGTCAAGCTCGGCATTTACGTGCAAATGCGCGAAGGCTCGTCCACTCAGGATATGGTGCGCCTGCTTCCGGCCATCACCGAGCAGGGCGCCAATCCCGCCCTGTTCAGCGTCTGCAGCGACGAGCAGGAGCTGCATGATCTGGCCGATGACGGGCACCTCGACGGCAAGCTGCGCACACTGGTGCGGCACGGCCTCGCTCCCATCGATGCGGTGCGGCTGGTCACCCTGAACGCCGCCCGCAGCCTGGGCGTTGAGCGCGACTATGGCGCGGTGACGCCGGGTCGCTTCGCCTCCCTTGTGGTCGTGGACAATCTCGCGGACTTCAACGTCCTTGCCACTTTTGCAAAAGGCAAGCTCGCCGCCAGGGATGGTCAATACCTGCTGGAGCGCAGCACGAGGCCTTATCCGGAGGCCTTCACGGGCACGGTGAAGCTCGGCCGAACCTTCCGCGCGGAAGACTTTGCGCTCCCGATCAAGGACGGTGCCGCCCGTCTTCGGGCCATTCATATGCGCCCAAGCTATCTCGAGACCCGCGAGCTGCACCTGGATCTAGAGATTGCGCGAGGCTCGGTGGTCGGCGGTCCGGCCAGAGATATCGCCAAGCTCGCCGTGGCCGACCGCCATGAGGCGAGCGGACGCCTTTCCGTTGCGTTGACGCACGGCTTCGGCGTCCGCCGCGGCGCCTTCGCCGCGACCATCAATGCAGGCATCATGAACCTGTTCGTCATGGGGGTGGACGATGCCGACATGGCGCTCGCCGCCAATCGCATTGCCGAGCTCGACGGCGGCATTGTGGTCGTCGAGGGCGGGGAGGTTGTCGCCGAACTGCCCATGCCGGTGCTCGGCATACTCTCGCATGCACCGCTGGAGGACTCGCTGGCCGCCATGCGCGGGGTTGCCAATGCGCTCAAGACGCGCATCGGCTCCCCGCACAAGGGCCTGGTGCCCATGGCGGGCTTCGCTTGCCTGGCGGTCAGCATCCCCGAGCTGAAGCTCACCGACCGTGGTCTCGTGAGGGTGGAGCGAAGCGGCGCCCGGCGATACGTGCCGCTTTTGGTGGGCGACGCACCCGCTTCGCACGCGCTCCAAGCCGTTTGA